The DNA region GCGGTTGATATAAGGGTTTTTATCGTAATCCCTCCCCTCTTCAAATTCTGGCATCGTGAAATATGGCACTTTGTCAAACTTTGCGGGATGCAAATTATCCACGATTGTAAAAATCGTATTTGATGAAAGCCGCCTTAATTCGTCAATATTGACCAGTGGGCGAGCAGTTACCCCCGTTTCTGTTCCGATAGCTCCGTAAACGGGATAGGACAGCTCACCAAACATCTTTGACACATATTCAGCGGTGAAATTATCCGAGATATTGAAAAAATGTTTCACCGCACAACTGGAGATAAAATTTTCCCAATTATTCCCGTACTGGTCATTAAGCTGGACAAGATTCTGGAGTATCGCCCAGATATGCACCCCGTAACCCGCATAGCTTCCCAAAGCCACCTCAATTTCTGACAGATAGCCCAGAGCGTAAAATTCATCGAGCAGGAAGCAAACGTCTTTATTTGGATTCCTGACAACGGAACGCATCAACGACGAAACCAACAGCCTAAGCCACTGGAAATGGGTTTTTAGCCTATCCGCAGGAATGATGATATAAACCGTTGTGTTCCCGTCGGTCAAATCTGATGATTTAAAGTCTTTGGTCGATTTCAGCGAATTTCTAAGAGCGGGCGATTTTAAAAAATCCGTCCATTTTTGAGCCGTTGACATGACAGAAGTATATTCTTTTTCCCCTTTTTCCATTAACGCCAAAATCTCAAGAGCCGCAGCCTCAACCATATCGCCCGCATTTTCATTTTGATTTTTTGACATGCTGACAAGCAAATTATCCCAATCCTCAGAACTGAGCCTGAGCCAGTGCCAGAGCGTGCCCAGGTGTCGCTCGTCGTCCTGGATTGTATCTGTTGTGACCAGGTGCAGCAGCAGCCCCGAAATTATCGACCTTGCCCGATTGTTAAAGTGGTCGTCATCGCCTGATGAATTGGAAGGAACAATCGTTTCCGCTATGAGCTGCACATCATCGGACAAATTCATTAAATCCATTTTCAGCAAGTCCAGCGGATTGTATTGTTGAGCAGCTCCCAGCCTTTCCCCCAATAAATCCCACGGATTCAAAATAACGACTTTCCGACCTTTCCCAGCCTGTGCCCTTGCCGTCACGGCTGCAATTTCCCCCTTTGGGTCAACCACGACAAAAGACCCCTCAAACATCCCAGTTTTTAGCAGATTAGGAACAATCAGATTAACGCCTTTCCCCCCTCTTGTGCCAGCTACGGTTAAAATGTGTCCCGCCTGATTGTAATAATGATAATCCCCGATATACAGCCCGCCCCAGTGTGTTTGATATGGTTTAGTTTCCTCACGGGTCGCAAATCTTGCCGTTCCGTATCTCTTTAATTCATTGAGATAATTTAAAATTGACACTTGCCACGTTCTGAAAAAACCAAAAATAATAAACGTAGCCATTAAGTTTACAAATAGCCAAGTAGTTGCAGCTTTAACAGCCATAGAGGTTTCACTATATCCATCAAAAAATAATGCCCCAAACATGGCAATCAATAGCGGAGCTACGATAGACAAAATGCCGCCCGCAATCATGGCAGCATATACAATCCTCGGCTTATCATGCAAAAATGGGTGAACCCCTTTTTCCTTCAGCTTCAGCTTTTTATAGGCGAATGCGAATCCAGCCAAAGCCCCGAAAGACGTGATGCACAGGAGCGACCCGACTAAAAATATTACCCTTAAAATAGGCTTTTGCGGGTCAGGTTCAGAGCGGAATAATTGCTTTAAATCGTCGAAAAAATCGTCCGATAATTTTTGATAGTTTTCTTGCTTAGGTATCATTTTGCATGGGGTTTATTTTTCACTTAATAATACAAATAATCCCTTAAACGGCTTGCAAATTTTGCCCGCTTTGCTACAATTTTTTTTGATGCCCTTGAGCGGGTAAGACGCAGAGCATCACCACCAATCAAATTGAAAGGAGGTGATACAATGCTTAATTACTTAGCGATTATCGCAGTGATTTTAGGACTGCTTGCAGTTCTTAAAATCGTCTAAACTGACGGTTGAGCATTAAATGCAGGACGGCGGCAACCGCCCTGTATTTGAGCCAGAGGAGTCTTGCCCTTCTCTGGCTTTTTTTATTTTACCGTCTGGTTAAAAAACTTGCAAGTTTTTTTGTAAAGAAATTTGATGAAAGGAAGACGGCTAAACCAAAGAATTAGCTCTATAATTTCTTTAAGTATCTGTAATTGTTCAGTAATATTTTCAAGCATGATAAATCCCTTTTGAAAAATTCTTTGCCACTAAACTGCTTAGCGACTTATGACTAATTATAGCACGCATTATATTTGCAGTAGGAATCAGGAGATAATTGTTTTTTTGGTTCCGCAAGTCATGTGTTGTGTCACAAAAACCCTACGGATTTTTCTAACACACACGCCTTGCAAGGGGGAAGCGTTGCACCCTCCCCCTTGACCCCCACC from Flectobacillus major DSM 103 includes:
- a CDS encoding type IV secretory system conjugative DNA transfer family protein encodes the protein MIPKQENYQKLSDDFFDDLKQLFRSEPDPQKPILRVIFLVGSLLCITSFGALAGFAFAYKKLKLKEKGVHPFLHDKPRIVYAAMIAGGILSIVAPLLIAMFGALFFDGYSETSMAVKAATTWLFVNLMATFIIFGFFRTWQVSILNYLNELKRYGTARFATREETKPYQTHWGGLYIGDYHYYNQAGHILTVAGTRGGKGVNLIVPNLLKTGMFEGSFVVVDPKGEIAAVTARAQAGKGRKVVILNPWDLLGERLGAAQQYNPLDLLKMDLMNLSDDVQLIAETIVPSNSSGDDDHFNNRARSIISGLLLHLVTTDTIQDDERHLGTLWHWLRLSSEDWDNLLVSMSKNQNENAGDMVEAAALEILALMEKGEKEYTSVMSTAQKWTDFLKSPALRNSLKSTKDFKSSDLTDGNTTVYIIIPADRLKTHFQWLRLLVSSLMRSVVRNPNKDVCFLLDEFYALGYLSEIEVALGSYAGYGVHIWAILQNLVQLNDQYGNNWENFISSCAVKHFFNISDNFTAEYVSKMFGELSYPVYGAIGTETGVTARPLVNIDELRRLSSNTIFTIVDNLHPAKFDKVPYFTMPEFEEGRDYDKNPYINRKKFSSK